CATCACAACCACCTTGATGCCGGAGTCGCGCAGGATGCGGGTGGGCTTGGGGCCGATGCCCGAGACGAGGATGGCGCGGCAGTCTTGCAGGATGGAGCCGACCTCCGCCCAGCGTTCATCGCCTCCGCCTTTGGTGGGCAGGGTGCGGATTTCCACCGGCTGGGTCTGGCCGTTGATTTGTTCGTAGACGTGCACGTTGCCGGCTTCGCCCAGATGCTGGCTCACCAGCACGCCTTCGCGGGTGGCGATGGCGACATAGGGCCGTTCCTCGTCCGGGTTGATCGGGGCATTGGCGGCTTTCTCGATCAAGTTGAGGGTTTCCTGCGTGGTGCCCTCGGCCAGCAGGCCGCAGGCATCGGCCCGGCAACGCTGGCAGTGCGTCATCTGTGGCATGTATTGGCCGGCAATGTCGCGCGCGGCGTGGATCTGCGCCGGGGTGGGTTCCTCGAAATCCTCGAACTTGGTACCCTCGACCGGGCAGAGCGGGATGATGTTGTGCAGGTCGGCCCCTTCGGATTTGGCGAAGGAGGCAACGGCGTCGAGATGCTCGTCGTTCACGCCGGGGATCAGGATGGTGTTGATCTTGAGCGTGATGCCGTGCGCCTTGATCGCTTTCATCGCCTGGATCTGGCGCTGCAGCAGCAGCTCGGCGGCTTCCAGCCCCCGCAGCGGTTTTTTATCCTCGCGCACCCAGCTATAGACCTTGGCGCCAATCTCCGGATCAATCGCGTTCATGGTGATGGTGATGTGGCTCACTTCCAGTGCGGCCAGCTCCGCGATGTAGGGGCCGACGCCCAGGCCGTTGGTGGAAACGCACAGCAGCATGTCGGGATGGCGCTTGCGGATCAGGCGCAGGGTTTCCATCGTCTGCTCCGGATTGGCGAACGGGTCGCCGGGGCCGGCAATGCCAACCACGGAGATCGGCTTGCCGGACTCGACGAGGTCGTTGACGTAGTAGAGCGCCTGGCCGGGCGAGAGCACGTTGGAGGTAACACCCGGGCGGCTTTCGTTCACGCAGTCGTATTTGCGGTTGCAGTAGCCGCACTGGATGTTGCACTTCGGTGCCACCGGCAGGTGCACGCGGCCGAACTTGCCTTTTACGTCCGGGTTGAAGCAGGGGTGTTTTGAAAAATCGAGGGCCATGGTTTTTCTCCTTGTCGTGAAGAGCGACGATTGAGTCGTGAAGGAAAATCACGGCTCACGTTTCACTCATCAAATATATGTGTATCCGATGTCGTTGCTGTCTTGTTTGATTTCCATAAGCTTGTCGACGATCGTGTCGAAGAGCCGCTGCGCGCCGCGGTATCCCAGATGGAGGGAACGAGGCCCGCTGATCCGGTCGTGGATAGGAAACCCAGTACGGATCAGCGGGACGCCGGCTTTGCGGCTGAGGGAGAAGCCCTTGCTGTTGCCGAGCAGCAGGTCGGGCTTGAGCGTGTGCGTGGCGGCTTCGATTTCGGCGAAGTCGACGCCTTCGAGAATGGGGGTTTCGGGATCGATTTCCGGGGCAACCTCCAGAACGCATTCGCGCAGCTTGCCGCTTTTGCCGCCGGAGGCGCAAAGCACCGGCTTGAGCCCGATCTCGGCGCAGAAGGCGGCCATGCCGACGACGAAATCCTCCTCGCCGAAAATCACGACCTTCTTGCCGAAGGTGTATTTGTGCCCATCGACGTAGCAGTCGATCAGCCGCCCGCGTTCCGCCTCGTGCTGCGAGGGGGTCGGGCAGCCGGTGATCTGTTCGAGCACCTTGAAAAACTTGTCGGACTGGCGGATGCCGATCGGCAGGCCAACCCGGAACACGGCGGTCGAAAACTTTTTGTCGAGCAGCGATGCGGCGGACTGCTTGTCGGAGATGGTCGAGGCCAGTTCGATCACCGCCGAGGCCCGGCCGAGCTTGGTGATTTCGCGCACCGGGGTGCCGCCGGCCGGAATCTTGTGGTAGTCGCCCCACACCGGGCCATCGAGCGGGTCGGAATAATCCGGAACGATGGAAAAATTCATGCCGAAGTCGGTCAGGATTTCGCGCAGGTGGCGCAGGTCGGCCGGCGATACCATGCCGGGGAAGACGCCAATGAATTTTTCGTTGGGCCCGTCGATCGCGAGCTGGTCGACGATCGCCCGCACCGCCCACTGGTAGCCGTCGGCATGGCTGCCCGCATAGCTCGGGGTCGAGGCGCGCAGGATGAAGGGCAGGTTCATCTGCTTGCGTTCCTTGGCAATGAACTCCTTCACATACATGTCCACGTCGTCGCCGATGGTTTCGGCCAGGCAGGTGGTGGCGATGCCGATCACCTGCGGGTGGTAGCCCTCGATCACGTGCTTGAGGCCGTCGAATAGATTCTGCCGGCCGCCGAACACGACGCTCTCTTCGCCGAAGCTCGAAGAGGCAATGTCCATCGGCTCGCGGAAATGGCTGATCATGTAGCGGCGGATGTAGGTGGCGCAGCCTTGCGATCCGTGGAGGAAGGGGAGGCAACCTTCGATTCCACGAAACGCAAGGCTGGCGCCGAGCGGAGCGCAAAGCTTGCAGGCATTCCGTGTTGCGGTGAAATTCTTGCCGGTCAACGGCTTGTCCGCCGGGGCGGGGCCGCAGCCGCATTTGGCTTTATCCGCTGCTGTGCAGGCGTTGGCCGGGCTATCGACCGGTGCACAGGTTTTTCCGCATTCGCAACTCATCTTCGGCCTCTTCCGTTGTTGATTCCTCGCAGAGGCGCTGAGTTCGCTGAGGAAATACATTTTACTTTGCCCCTCTGCTGCTCTGCGTCTCGAGCGACGCAAGGAGCGGGCGAGGAATATATGCGTGAATGGGTCATCGGTTTGCCCTCCGGGGTGCGAACTGCCAGACGGGGCTCATCACCGACGAATGGACTTCCTTGGCAAAGTTCAGCATGCCGACGAAGCCGGCCAGCGCTTCCTTGCGCTCATGGTTGTGGTCGCAGAAGCCAACGCCGAGCTTGTAGGCGATCGGGCGCTCCTTGACGCCGCCGATGAAGAGGTCGACATCCTTCTCCTTGACGAACTTGGCCAATTCGAGCGGGTTGGTGTCGTCGAGGATAATGGTGCCCGGATCGCAGAGTTCGGTGAGTAGCTTGTAGTCGTCCACCGATCCGGTCTGGGACCCGGCCACCACCACGTCCATGCCGAGTGTTCGCAGCGAGCGCACCAGCGAAAAGACCTTGAAGGCTCCGCCGGTATACACCGCGGCCTTTTTCCCTTGGAGGTCCTTCCGGTAGGGCGCCAGCTGGGGCAACAGCTTGGCAATTTCTTCCTGAATGACGCGTTGCGCACCTTGCCGCATCTCGTCGTCATCAAAAAAATCGGCCACGTCGTAGAGCGCCTTCGACATGTCTTCGATCCCGAAGTAGGAGGCGCGCTTCATCGGCGTTCCGTATTCCGTCTCCAGCATCTTGGCCAGGTTGCTGACCGAGCCGGAGCACTGCACGATGTTGAGGTGGGCGCGGCCGGCCTTGCGGATGTCGTCGATCCGGCCATCGCCCGAAACCGAGCAGACCACGTTCACGCCCATGCGCTCGTAGTAGTCCTTGATAATCCAGATTTCGCCGGCCAGGTTGAAGTCGCCCAGGATGTTGATCGAGTTCGGAACCTTCGTCGGGTTGTCGTCGGTGCCGACAAGCTTGAAGAGGGCGTCGCAGGCGGCCTTGTAGCCTTCTTTCTTCGAGCCCTTGAAGCCTTCGGAATCGACCGGGATGACCGGGATGCCTTTTTTCGCCTGCACCTTCTTGCAGATGGCGTTCACGTCGTCGCCGATCACGCCGATGATGCAGGTGGAATAGATGAAGGCGGCGCTGGGCTTGTATTCGTCGATCAGTTCGCTGATGGCGTTGTAGAGTTTATTCTCGCCGCCGTAGATGACATCCTTTTCCTGCATGTCGGTCGAAAAGCTCAGCCGGTGCAGCTCGGGGCCGGAGGAGAGGGCGCCGCGGATATCCCAGGTGTAGGAGGCGCAGCCGATCGGGCCGTGCACGATGTGGATGGCATCGGCGATCGGGTAGAGCACCACCCGCGAACCACAGAAGCTGCAGGAGCGCTGGCTGACCGAGCCCGCCAGACTCTGCTTTTCGGCTTCCATCGCGAATTCGCCGCCGACGTGCACCTGGCTTTTTCGTTTCTCGAGTAGGTTGATTGATTCGTTTGCCATTTTTGTGGTTTCCAAATTGTTGAGGCTCCTATTGCATCAGGTGTGCCAGCGGGGCGCCATGCCGTCGCGGTGAAGTTGTAAGTGGTTGGTTGCTAGTTGATAGAAAAATGCGATGGCCGGGAGGCCGGGCCCATTGCGCACGGCGCATTCCGGAAAAATATTTCCGGTGGTTCCGCCCCTCGGGGGCGTCGATGTTCCAACCTGTGGCGAACCAATGGTTTAAGAGGAGTTTCGACATTTTTTTCCAGCGCCTAAAATCAGGCACGGTATTTGTCGCGATCTGCGGGCACCACCCAACCTGATAGTGCGGAGGGCGCCGCTCAACCTTTCACGGGCAAAAGATTTGATGGGTTGGGTTGGAATGGGAGGTGTGATGAAGTAACCTGCCACAATATTGGAGTGGACATGGATATAAAGCATAGGATCAAGGCGTTCGCCGAAGCGGGGCGCGAGCAGCTCAACGCGGGCGAGCGCATGCGCGCCGGACTCTGGGCGCTGCTCGCCTTCGGCGCGGTCGCGCTGGTGGTCGAATTGGTTTTTGTGCTGCGCGGCTATCGGGTTGCCCGCCTGATCCTGCTGCTTCCGCTCTTTCTTTCGATGGCGGTGGCGTTTTCCACCTATCTGCGCTTCCGTTTTTCCTCTCGCCGCGCCGTCGGGCACATCGACCGGTTTTTCGATTTGAAGGAAGGTCTCGTGACGGCGGACGAGCATATCCGCGAAGGGCGCGCCGACGAAATCCATGCGCTGCAGCTGGAGCACACCGGGCGCGCCATCGAACCGCACGACCCTGTTTCGCTGCGCCCCGCGCTGCCCCGCCGCCTGCTGACGCTTGCCGTGGCGCTGGTGATCGCTTCGCTCGGACTGCTGTTTGTGGACGACTCGCTGGCGGTCCGGCAGGCCCGCGCCGAGGAGGAGGCCGTGCTGGCCCTCTCCGAAGAGCTGGCCGAGGAGGTTGCCGAGGCGCTGGAAGAAATGATGGACGAGGCCGACGAAGAGGTCGCCGAGCTGCTGAAGGATAAGGAGCTCAAGGAACTGGTCGAACAGTTCCAGGCCGACACCGACCGCCGCGCCGTCATGCGCAAGCTTTCCGAGATCGACCGCCGCCTCGCGCAGAAGCAGGGCGAGCTCGATACGCGCGCCGACGAAAACTATCTAATGGCCCTCGCCGAAAACCTCCGCCAAAGCAAGGAGACCGCCGCCCTCGGCAATGCGCTTTCGCAGCGTAACTATCGCAAGGCCGCCAGCGAACTCGAAAAGATGCAGCTTTCCGATAATCCTTCTGCGCAGGAGCGCAAGACGCTTGAACAGCTCTCCGCCCGCATCGGCGAAACCGAAAAGAGCATGTCGTCGAACCAAAGCGGCGCGCGGCGCGATGCCAAAGGCATGAGCGAGCAGATTAACAAGATGTCGCAGGAGCAAAAGAAGAACGGCCAGTGCTCCAGCGAATGCAAAAGCTGCACCAACGATTCCATCTGTAAAAACTGCAACTCGATGAACAAACTCGGCGCGCGCAAGGATGCGCAGGCCGCTCTCGAAAAATTGCGCAAGCAACTGCAGGGCTGCCAGAGCTGCATGGGGCAGGGCAAAAAGCCGGGCGGCCAGGGCGCGGGCGAGGGCGTCGACCGCTCCAGCCGTCCGCCGGGCTATGTCAGCCCCGCCATCGGCACCCCCGAGCATCTCTCCGGCCAGCTCGGCGAAGGTGAATCCGAAAAGCAGATCGAAGAAGCCGCCTCCGGCAGCGGAACGGCATCGGGCATCGGGGCCGATGCCGCCGAGGTCGACTACGATCGCCAGGTCGAGGCGTTTGTGCGCCGCGAAGATATTCCCGAAGAGATGAAGCACGGTGTGAAAACCTATTTTGAAAACATCCAGAAGCTGGAAAACGAGCAACGCGAAGGAGCGAAATAATGGACGAAACGAATTCGATGGCGGCGGAGGTGGAACGCTTCGCCGAACGGTTTCAAAAGATGCGCGAGGAAGTCGGCCGCTTTATCGTCGGCCAGGAACAGATTGTCGAGCAGGTGCTCACCTCGGTCATTGCGGGTGGCCATGTGCTGCTCGAAGGGGTTCCCGGGCTCGGCAAGACCGCGCTTGTGCATACGCTCTCGCAGGTGATGGATCTCAAGTTCAAGCGCATCCAGTTTACGCCCGATCTGCTGCCCGCCGACATCCTCGGCACCAACATCATGGTCGACAAGGACGGCTCCAAGGTCTTCGAATTCCAGAAGGGCCCCATCTTTACCAACATTTTGCTGGCCGACGAAATCAACCGCGCCACGCCCAAGACGCAGTCGGCCCTACTCGAAACCATGCAGGAAAAAACCGTCACCGTCGGCGGCATCTGCCATCAGCTCTCCAGGCCCTACTTCGTGCTCGCCACCCAAAATCCGATCGAGATGGACGGTACCTATCCGTTGCCCGAGGCGCAGCTCGACCGCTTCTTCTTCAAGCTCTCCGTCGAACTGCCCAACCACGAGGAGATGGGGCTCATCCTCGATCGCACCACCGGGATCGACCGCCCCGAAATCAACAAGGTGATCTCCGGCGAAGAGCTGATTGAGATGGCCAGGACCGCCGCGCAGGTGCCCGTCGCCCAGGAGGTGCGCGACTATCTCGTCCGCATGGTGCTCGCAACCCATCCCGACAACGAAAACGCGCCGCACGATGTCGCCCGTTTCGTACGCTACGGCGCCTCGCCGCGCGCCGCGCAGACGCTCATCTCCGCCGCGCGCATCCGCGCCCTCGTCCAGGGTCGCTACCACGTCGCCAAGGACGACATCAACGCCGTCGCCGTTCCCGCCCTCTGCCACCGCGTCCTCCTCAATTTCGAAGGCGAGGCCGAAGGCATCGACACCGCCGACATTATTCGGAGCCTTGCGGACTGAGTGGATTGGTAGTGAATATCTGTAAGCCCATAGGCATCATTACATTTTCGTTAGCTTCGCTTTCATTGTTGGCTTGGCCGATCTTGGGATATTTGTCGATCTTCCTTTTTGACGCTCCCCTGGCGGATGATCTCGATGGGCATCTCAGATATTTATCTGTTCTGTTGGTGCTAAGTTATCCTGTTGGTTATGTGGTAGCTCTCCCTTGGTTTATCACCAAATGGAGGCGTGGACAGTTGAAACTCCGGCATTCGCTGTCGGGGCTGATCCCGCTGGTTCATCTGGTGGTAGCTTTCTGGGTGTCTGGTTTAATCATGAAATATCAGCACGAGCGGCAGAATCCTAACATTGCGCTGTCAGAACGCGTCATCATCGAGGATCGAGGCCGGGATAGATACGTTGCGAGTAATACAGGGGATATTTTAGTAGATAGGCATATCTGCGCTTACCATATGCTCGCTGATAAAAGCATGTTGATTGTTGCCCAAAATGAAGTCAGGGAGGAA
This DNA window, taken from Pontiella desulfatans, encodes the following:
- a CDS encoding radical SAM protein; the protein is MALDFSKHPCFNPDVKGKFGRVHLPVAPKCNIQCGYCNRKYDCVNESRPGVTSNVLSPGQALYYVNDLVESGKPISVVGIAGPGDPFANPEQTMETLRLIRKRHPDMLLCVSTNGLGVGPYIAELAALEVSHITITMNAIDPEIGAKVYSWVREDKKPLRGLEAAELLLQRQIQAMKAIKAHGITLKINTILIPGVNDEHLDAVASFAKSEGADLHNIIPLCPVEGTKFEDFEEPTPAQIHAARDIAGQYMPQMTHCQRCRADACGLLAEGTTQETLNLIEKAANAPINPDEERPYVAIATREGVLVSQHLGEAGNVHVYEQINGQTQPVEIRTLPTKGGGDERWAEVGSILQDCRAILVSGIGPKPTRILRDSGIKVVVMEGLIEEALERIYAGEEIRAPIRPTKCGEKCAGDGGGCG
- a CDS encoding nitrogenase component 1, with protein sequence MSCECGKTCAPVDSPANACTAADKAKCGCGPAPADKPLTGKNFTATRNACKLCAPLGASLAFRGIEGCLPFLHGSQGCATYIRRYMISHFREPMDIASSSFGEESVVFGGRQNLFDGLKHVIEGYHPQVIGIATTCLAETIGDDVDMYVKEFIAKERKQMNLPFILRASTPSYAGSHADGYQWAVRAIVDQLAIDGPNEKFIGVFPGMVSPADLRHLREILTDFGMNFSIVPDYSDPLDGPVWGDYHKIPAGGTPVREITKLGRASAVIELASTISDKQSAASLLDKKFSTAVFRVGLPIGIRQSDKFFKVLEQITGCPTPSQHEAERGRLIDCYVDGHKYTFGKKVVIFGEEDFVVGMAAFCAEIGLKPVLCASGGKSGKLRECVLEVAPEIDPETPILEGVDFAEIEAATHTLKPDLLLGNSKGFSLSRKAGVPLIRTGFPIHDRISGPRSLHLGYRGAQRLFDTIVDKLMEIKQDSNDIGYTYI
- the nifE gene encoding nitrogenase iron-molybdenum cofactor biosynthesis protein NifE gives rise to the protein MANESINLLEKRKSQVHVGGEFAMEAEKQSLAGSVSQRSCSFCGSRVVLYPIADAIHIVHGPIGCASYTWDIRGALSSGPELHRLSFSTDMQEKDVIYGGENKLYNAISELIDEYKPSAAFIYSTCIIGVIGDDVNAICKKVQAKKGIPVIPVDSEGFKGSKKEGYKAACDALFKLVGTDDNPTKVPNSINILGDFNLAGEIWIIKDYYERMGVNVVCSVSGDGRIDDIRKAGRAHLNIVQCSGSVSNLAKMLETEYGTPMKRASYFGIEDMSKALYDVADFFDDDEMRQGAQRVIQEEIAKLLPQLAPYRKDLQGKKAAVYTGGAFKVFSLVRSLRTLGMDVVVAGSQTGSVDDYKLLTELCDPGTIILDDTNPLELAKFVKEKDVDLFIGGVKERPIAYKLGVGFCDHNHERKEALAGFVGMLNFAKEVHSSVMSPVWQFAPRRANR
- a CDS encoding AAA family ATPase, with amino-acid sequence MDETNSMAAEVERFAERFQKMREEVGRFIVGQEQIVEQVLTSVIAGGHVLLEGVPGLGKTALVHTLSQVMDLKFKRIQFTPDLLPADILGTNIMVDKDGSKVFEFQKGPIFTNILLADEINRATPKTQSALLETMQEKTVTVGGICHQLSRPYFVLATQNPIEMDGTYPLPEAQLDRFFFKLSVELPNHEEMGLILDRTTGIDRPEINKVISGEELIEMARTAAQVPVAQEVRDYLVRMVLATHPDNENAPHDVARFVRYGASPRAAQTLISAARIRALVQGRYHVAKDDINAVAVPALCHRVLLNFEGEAEGIDTADIIRSLAD